CTTGGAAGTTTTCGCTAATTGGAAGATTACAATTGCAAAAGACTAAATTTGTGGGTGCAACTATTATCTTAAGACAACAATGGAAATTGATCGGAGATTGCAAATTAATTCCTCTTGGAAAAGGTTTCTTCACAATTAAACTAGACATTGAAATAGATCGAAACTACATCAAAGCTGGTGAATGGGAAGTTCTAAATCAAGTACTGAGAATTCGCAATTGGGTATCAAACTTTCGTCCATCTTTTCAGAGAACATCAAAAGCTCAACTATGGGTACGTTTTCCTGGTTTAGGTCTTGAATTCTGGAAGGAGAAAATATTGTTTGCAATTTGTAGAGAATTAGGAGATCCAATTAAAATAGATATTGCAACAACAAAGTGTGAGGTTGGATACTATGCAAATGTTTTGGTTGAGATGGATTTCGCTCAATCAATTCCTAGTAAAATTTGGATCAACACTAAGTTGGGTGGTTTCTTTCAGGATATTCTGATTTTTGAATGTCCTAAATTTTGTACTACTTGTAAAATTGTAGGGCATTTAGTCATTGAATTTTATGTGGAAAAAAATAAAGCTAAGGAATCAGTTCCAACTAAGAAATTTCAGGTAGTGAATCAATCACCTCCAGCTAAAGAAGTTAATCAAGCAATCCCAAATAGAATTCCTTTCGATATATGTGGTGGCTCTGACAAAGGAGAAGATGCAATTGTTCATACAATCAATGTTAATCCTCAGAGTAATATTTCAGTAGGGGAAACAATTTTAACTCCAGGAAGATTTGATAGTCTTAATACTGAAGAATCTGAGATGGAAGAAGAATCTGTTATAATGGAAGTTTCAAAATTATGTGAAGTAGTGGAACAAAATTCTGTGCAAAATAGTGTTGTTCAATTTGTAAATGGTAATACTGGAGAAGTTACAGAAGAAGTTATTCCAGTAGTATCATGGGCCAAAATAGTCAACAAAGAGGTAGTATCTCCATCTGGTAGTACTATTGGTTCATTAAGTAAAAAGAGCAATAATCCAGGTTCATCAGTTAGCAGTGAAACTGTTAATAAGGAAATGGTAAGTCCAGCAACTGGTGTAGTTGCTTCAGGAGGTAAAAAAGACAATAATGCAAGTTCATCAAATGGCAGTCCTGGGCAAAGCAAGGCTAGTAAGTATATTCCATTCAAAtacaattttagaaaaaattcAGGGAAGGGGGTACCAAACACCCTCAATAAAAATAATGAAGATTTTATATTGGAATTTAAGGgttcttagagcaaccacagtcacggccaaatttggggactaaactcaaatttggtctcaGAATATGCCGCAACGGAAGGgaccaaacccaaatttgatcgccaaaattagggtttgagaccaaatgtggtcgttaACCCAGACTAAACGaaatatagtgggacggaagtattaatAGCGTATGAAAGCAGACGAGATTTTAGTGACCGTATGAAATCAGACGGAAGTATAATTAACGTATGAATCAGGCGCATCTATAAACTGCGCCTAACCAAACGCATGTAATACATACGCCCCAACACAGACGTAGTTATAttgtacgccccaatgggacgttggtatattttacgtcccaatgggacgttgctttaatgtacgccccaatgggacgttggtatattcactcgtttagtgggctaatacgttattagaagaagattagtgggctaatacgttattagaagaagattagtggctaatatttatgtaaattcactaatcaggcggtcattaaaagtgcgcctgaatcaggcggtcattgaaagtgcgcctgaaatcaggcgatcattaaaagtgcgcctgaattagacggacattaaaagtgcgcctgaatcaggcgcacattaaaaatgcgcctgatatcagacggtcattaaaagtgcgcctgaatgagGCGGACATTAAAAATGCGCCTGAATGAGACGGTCATTAAAAGCGCGCCTGAACTgggacggtcattaaaagtgcgcctgaactgGGGCGTTTGTTATACTTCCGCCTGACTAAAAATAGTCTTCCACGACTGTGGTTGCTCAGTGTAAAATGccaattttttttagcttttggtctgctatttggcatttggtcgactccatgactgtggatgctcttagaagGTATAGGGCTCAAAATAAGTTGTGGTCTTTATTTAATCAATTTAATCCATCATTAGTTTGGATAACATAGCCAAAAATAGTTTGCAATGCTTCTTTTTGTAGTAAGTTAAATTTACCTGGAATGCAAAGCATGgttattcataattctacttcttcaaACAATAAAGGCAACATTTGGTTGTTTTGGAATAAGAGTATTTCAACTCCACAAGTAATATCAATGTCCAACCAAATGATTACAGTGAGTGTGGGTGATACTTTAGTTTCTGGAGTTCATGCACATGTTGGAGTCACTCAAAGAAAATTCTTATGGTCTGAAATGGAATTAATAAGTGAGTTTCAAAAACCATGGATTATTCTTGGGGATCTCAATGCAGTAACATCTATTGAAGAAAAAGTTGGAGGAAGAACTCCAAATAAAACAACAATGTTGGACTTCACAATTTGTCTTAATAAGTGTGGGCTTATTCAAGCCCCAAAAACTGGTttagatttctcttggtcaaatTGTCAGCAAGGAAACACGAGGATTCTTTGTAACCTTGACAGAGTAGTTTACAACCAACAATGGTTGCAATTATTTGGTGATTGGGGGTACAAGGTTGGTTTAAGAATGGTTTCAGACCATTCTCCTCTTTTAGGAGAGTGTGCTAGTGTGCCAAAACCTAAGAATGTTCctataaaatttaaaaaaatgtGTATACAACATCCAAATTTTCTTAAAGTTGTAACATATTTTTGGTCTTCTGAAGTAGTTGGGGATCCAACTTTTGTGTTCATGCATAAACTCAAGAATCTCAAAAAATGTCTTTATGAGTGGAATTGGAAGGAGATTGGTGATGTCAAAGTTAAATTGAAAGAAGCTGAAGATAGAGTAAAAGAAGCAATGGAAGATTCTGACAGAAATGCTTTTTATGAGAATGCATATAATACATTAGTATCAACTCAGAATGAGTTTTCCAGCAGAGAAGTGCAATACAACACTCTTATGAAGCAAAAATCCAGAACCAAATGGGTTAAGGAATGGTCTGCAAATACTAGTTTGTTCCATACAAATATGAAGATTAGACAAGCTCATAATCAGATTAGTGAATTGGAAGATGCTAAGATTAGTGAATTGGAAGATGCTACAAGAAATATTATATCTGATCAAGAAAAAATTTCAGATGAATTA
Above is a genomic segment from Papaver somniferum cultivar HN1 chromosome 10, ASM357369v1, whole genome shotgun sequence containing:
- the LOC113316083 gene encoding uncharacterized protein LOC113316083: MNTSPKSPEIIGEMNSDKSNEDIPKKVQSIDLPDDLFEEGLNPWKFSLIGRLQLQKTKFVGATIILRQQWKLIGDCKLIPLGKGFFTIKLDIEIDRNYIKAGEWEVLNQVLRIRNWVSNFRPSFQRTSKAQLWVRFPGLGLEFWKEKILFAICRELGDPIKIDIATTKCEVGYYANVLVEMDFAQSIPSKIWINTKLGGFFQDILIFECPKFCTTCKIVGHLVIEFYVEKNKAKESVPTKKFQVVNQSPPAKEVNQAIPNRIPFDICGGSDKGEDAIVHTINVNPQSNISVGETILTPGRFDSLNTEESEMEEESVIMEVSKLCEVVEQNSVQNSVVQFVNGNTGEVTEEVIPVVSWAKIVNKEVVSPSGSTIGSLSKKSNNPGSSVSSETVNKEMVSPATGVVASGGKKDNNASSSNGSPGQSKASKYIPFKYNFRKNSGKGVPNTLNKNNEDFILEFKGS